In Roseofilum capinflatum BLCC-M114, the DNA window CTGATCGTGTTTGCTCTAGCGACCCTGATCTTTTGGGCGATCGGCTTCTCCCTCATGTTTGGTGCAGGGAATGGCTTCATCGGAGGGGGCGGTTGGTTCCTCAGCAGCACCGATCCGGGAACCTACGGACTCGATCCCTTCCCTGCGGGTTTACCGATTCCGGTATTCTTCCTCTTCCAAGCTGCCTTTGCCGGAACTGCTGCCACCATTGTTTCCGGAGCAGTCGCCGAACGGATTGAGTTTATCGCCTTTGTTCTCTTCTCCCTACTACTGGTGGGGATTGGCTATCCCATCTCCGGTCACTGGGTTTGGGGTGGCGGTATGTTAAGCGATATCGGTTTCCTCGATACGGGATTTGCTGATTTTGCCGGTTCAACTGTGGTTCACTCCGTTGGGGGTTGGGCTGCTCTGATGGGAGCTGCATTCTTAGGCCCCCGGATTGGTAAATATGAAGATGGCCAAGCCCGTGCGATTCCTGGGCACAATATGAGTATTGCCACCCTGGGATGTTTGATTCTTTGGATTGGCTGGTTTGGATTTAACCCTGGTTCTCAACTGGCTGCTGATGAAGCGGTTCCCTATATTGCGGTGACGACTAACCTGGCTGCTGCCGCAGGTGGGGTATCAGCAACGGCGGTTTCTTGGCTCAAGGATGGTAAGCCTGACTTGTCGATGATCATTAATGGTATTCTCGCCGGTTTGGTGGGGATTACGGCTGGCTGTGATGGAGTGTCCTATCTGGGAGCTGTGATCATTGGTGTGATTGCTGGCATCTTGGTGGTCTATGCGGTTGGTTTCTTCGATACGGTTCTCAAAATTGATGACCCGGTGGGTGCGATTTCGGTTCACTTAGTTAATGGCGCATGGGGAACCTTAGCTGTTGGCTTGTTTAATACGGAATCGGGCCTGTTTTATGGCGGTGGAGCCAATCAACTGATTGCCCAAATTATCGGTATTCTAACGATTGGTGGCTTTACCGTTCTCCTCAGTAGCATTTTCTGGTTAGCCCTAAAAGCAACTGTGGGTATCCGGGTTCATCCCGAACAAGAGTTTGAAGGGTTGGATATTGCCGAACATGGCATGGAAGCTTACAGTGGATTCCTGAAAGAGTCGAGCGCGATCGCCGGTGGCATGGCCGATGCAATTAAAAGCTCTAGTGTAGGAAGCAGCGATCATTAGAGGGTTATGCGTTTGGCGCGACTGTTCGCTCAGATTTGAATCTCAGTTCCAGACCGCTAAGGACGTTATCCTCCTTAGCGGTATTCATTTTTTGTCTCCCGTCCTATTATGATGGGTTATAAGTCTGTTGATTCGGTGTAGGGTTGTGTTCAGCCACAGAAAAAAAATTCCTATTTGGGTCGGGTTATCCCTGTCTGCCAATGTGGTCTTAAGTTTATTGCTGATCCAGGCGCAGGGCGAGATTGGCTCGGTCGAAGGGCGATCGCGGGTGTCAATGACCGATAATCCTTCAGGTATCCCGGCTCAAGCCCAAATCCTTTCAGTCAATACGAGCAATACTGAGTCCCCAGAGAGTGTTAACCCAGCTCCTCCCTATGTCCCTCAGAGCCATCATCTCACCTATCAAGAATGGGTGGAACTGCTGGCTAAAGAAGCGGAAGTAGCAGCCGCGAAACAACCGGAAAATCTCTCAGTTTTAGCGGGAGATTCCATTAGTTTATGGTTTCCTCCAGCATTGTTGCCCCCTGGACGCACTTGGCTCAACCAGGGAATTTCTGGGGAAACTTCGGCGGGATTATATCGCCGCTTACCCCTGTTAGATCGGACGAAACCCGACACCATCTTTATTCTGATTGGCATTAATGATTTACTCAAAGGGGTGAGCGATCGCGAGGTTTTGGAGAATTATCAGCAAATTCTTCAGGACTTAAAGTGGAATCATCCCCAAACCCAATTGGTGGTGCAATCGATTTTGCCCCATCAGGGAGAACAAGCAACTTGGGAACAGAGCGATCGCCTCTTGCAAGTACCCAATGAACGCATTCGCCGACTCAATCAACAACTTTGGACTCTGGCTCATTCCCAAGGAGCCTATTATCTGGATCTGTATCCCTTATTCGCTACACCCCAAGGGAATCTACGGGCAGAGTTGACCACGGATGGCTTGCATCTTAACCAGCAAGGCTATTTGATTTGGAGTACAGCCATGAAATTCTTTTCACATATGTATTTAGAGTCTAATCCGATGAGTCCGTATAACTAGGAGTTAGAGAGGACAGGTGTGATCGAGATCTCCAAATCAGGGGCGATCGCTCACCCCTCTCTACCGCTTCAGATCAATCCATTCTCTTGGATATCTCACCAAATTTACTTACCTCAGTCACAGAGATTTGGCTGGCGATCGGGGATGATGAACCTATAAGAGTTAATCGCGGTCTGCATCCGGATTGACCTTTGGTTCTAACCTACGGAAGATTAAGGATATGAAAACTAGAGTTGTTGATTTTGAAGTTCTGTCTTACATCAATCCCAACGGAAGCTTAAGCAAATACGGAAGTTTAGAGTGTCAACGCTATGGTTGTGATTATCGGATTATTTCCCCCATCAATCGCCAGGATGCATCCGCCGAGAAAGATACCTATGAAGAACTGATTTCTAAATTGAATAAAACTAAAATCAAACGCATCAAAACAGAGAAAGACACGACCTTAGACGAAGCCTTTCGGATTGTTTTTCATTTAGCCAATTACCAAGAAGAACATGCCTAATATCAAAATTACTCCTTTCCATTTCCAGGTGCAGACTCAGGGGGCAGGTCAATTTTCCTCAAATTTGACCGTTCATATTCTAAAAGATTGGTGAGGGTTTCGTTCAAAGCTCCAGGATTCATAAAGAAGACCTTAGAATTCGGACTATTCGTGAGCTTTTCGCTGCTTTCTATATACCGTTGGGCAATAATAAATTGAATAAACTCAAGGCTGTTAGAATCCATTCCTAATGCATCAGCCAGGATTTTCATCGATTGCGCTCCTCCTTGGGCTTCGGTAATTGAGGCCAATCGTTTACTTTCTGCGGCTCGTTCTTGTTCTAGGGATTCAAGAATGGTTTTCGGAGGAGTAATATCCCGGACTTCTACCCGAATCAACTTAACTCCCCAAGAGTCCGTAATTGAGTCAATTTGCTCTAGCAAGGCTTGATTAATTTCTTTAATCCCGGAAAACGTTTGATTCATTTCGAGACGACCAATTTCCCCCCGCAAATTGGTTAACACCAGATTTTCCAGAGCATTTTCAATATTATCAATGGCATAATAGGCCCGTTTCAGGTTGACAATTTGCCAGTAGACGATCGCATCGACTTCTAAGGATACGTTGTCTTTGGTGATGGTTTGTTGGGGGGGGACATCCAGCAGACGCTCGCTCATCAAGGCTCTGATCACCACTTTGTCCACGAGAGGTATAATAAAATTAACACCGGCCTTGAGGGTGCGTTTATACCTTCCCAAGCGCTCTACTAAGGCTTCATAGGGTTCCTGAATCACCACCAAGGAACTCGACAGACAGGCGATCGCCACCAATAAAAAAATCAAAATACTCGGAACCATGGAACCCTCCTTACCAGGAAAAGAACCGATCCAGCCAACCCTGGAGAATCCTCTATAGTGGAAAAGGGAGCCGTAATCATTTTCAGTCTACTTTAAGTTTGAATTCAATTCATCATGCTCTTAAAACCCCAAGACCGCACTAAGCTCGATTCTAGCGACGATCGCCAGTTTTATGCCTTTCCTCGCTTTGTCACCCACGTGGATGAGGGGTTTATCCAGCAGTTAACCCAACTGTACCGCGATCGCCTCCAACCCCAAACTCGCATCCTCGATTTAATGAGTAGCTGGGTTTCCCACCTTCCTGATGAGATGACCTTTGAGCATGTGGAAGGCCATGGCCTCAATGAGGAAGAATTAGCCA includes these proteins:
- a CDS encoding SGNH/GDSL hydrolase family protein encodes the protein MFSHRKKIPIWVGLSLSANVVLSLLLIQAQGEIGSVEGRSRVSMTDNPSGIPAQAQILSVNTSNTESPESVNPAPPYVPQSHHLTYQEWVELLAKEAEVAAAKQPENLSVLAGDSISLWFPPALLPPGRTWLNQGISGETSAGLYRRLPLLDRTKPDTIFILIGINDLLKGVSDREVLENYQQILQDLKWNHPQTQLVVQSILPHQGEQATWEQSDRLLQVPNERIRRLNQQLWTLAHSQGAYYLDLYPLFATPQGNLRAELTTDGLHLNQQGYLIWSTAMKFFSHMYLESNPMSPYN
- a CDS encoding SPFH domain-containing protein, whose amino-acid sequence is MVPSILIFLLVAIACLSSSLVVIQEPYEALVERLGRYKRTLKAGVNFIIPLVDKVVIRALMSERLLDVPPQQTITKDNVSLEVDAIVYWQIVNLKRAYYAIDNIENALENLVLTNLRGEIGRLEMNQTFSGIKEINQALLEQIDSITDSWGVKLIRVEVRDITPPKTILESLEQERAAESKRLASITEAQGGAQSMKILADALGMDSNSLEFIQFIIAQRYIESSEKLTNSPNSKVFFMNPGALNETLTNLLEYERSNLRKIDLPPESAPGNGKE
- a CDS encoding ammonium transporter, producing MERQSLKTQRLDIGGSPKNLPNFWANKSWRQQPQLSALRLLLGRNALNWIACIPLSAIIVVIWEVAAQAQEAAEVVPGSPEYIQGVLNAIWILIAAILVIFMNAGFGMLETGFCRQKNAVNILAKNLIVFALATLIFWAIGFSLMFGAGNGFIGGGGWFLSSTDPGTYGLDPFPAGLPIPVFFLFQAAFAGTAATIVSGAVAERIEFIAFVLFSLLLVGIGYPISGHWVWGGGMLSDIGFLDTGFADFAGSTVVHSVGGWAALMGAAFLGPRIGKYEDGQARAIPGHNMSIATLGCLILWIGWFGFNPGSQLAADEAVPYIAVTTNLAAAAGGVSATAVSWLKDGKPDLSMIINGILAGLVGITAGCDGVSYLGAVIIGVIAGILVVYAVGFFDTVLKIDDPVGAISVHLVNGAWGTLAVGLFNTESGLFYGGGANQLIAQIIGILTIGGFTVLLSSIFWLALKATVGIRVHPEQEFEGLDIAEHGMEAYSGFLKESSAIAGGMADAIKSSSVGSSDH